Genomic window (Bosea sp. (in: a-proteobacteria)):
CGGCTGCGCCGTCGATCTCAGCGAGCGCGCGCCGGCCGCGCTCCAGCCGGTCGTCGCCGGTGTTCGGGATGTGTTGGGTCATCGTTCGATATCCTCTGTTCCGCGTCGGCATAGCCGCCGATCTTGGCGTCGAGGACGAGAAGGCAGGCGCCGAGCTCGGCGACGCGGGCACGCACTTGTTCCCGATGCGCCTCCAGCAGAAGGCGACGCTCCGGTCCGGTGGCGACGCCCTGGTCCCGTAGAGCCGCATAGCGCAGCATCTCGCGGATCGGCATGCCCGTGGTCTTCAGGCGGCCGAGGAATTCGATCCAGGTCAGGATCGAGGCGTCGTAGTCGCGCTGCTTAGACCGGTCCCGGTCGGCATAGGGCAACAGCCCGATCCGCTCGTAATAGCGGATCGTATGGGCCGTCAGCCCCGATCGCCTCGCAAGATCTCCGATCTTCATGTCACCCGTTCTCGTCACGACGCCAGGCAAGCTACGGGTTCGAGCGCACTCGAAGTCAAGCGGCGATGATGGGCGTGCGCAGAGCGGCAGGTCGATGCGGAATATGGGCTGCCGTGATCCTGCGTGGTGGCGTGGACTAACAACCAAAGCAGCGTGGACTAAGAGGAAATCCCGCACCTTATTTGGCCGAGCCCCACCGACCGGTAGAAGCCATCTCAGGCGCGAGGCCGTCGTTGCGTCCATGTTCCGAAATCATCGAAACGCGGCTTCGATGGCCTCGGCGACGGCGCGGATGGGAGCGGCGTTGCGCAAATCGGCGTGGATGGCCAGCCAGACCTCGCGGCTCGGAACGGGAGGCTCGCATGCGACGTGGGTGAGATCGAGACCGGGCTCGACCATGAACTCCGGCAGCATGGCGATGCCCATGCCGGCGCGCACGGCGGCGAGCTGGATCTCCAGCGTGCTGGCGACGAGTGCGAAGGGCCGATCAGCCGCGAGCGAGCGCAATGCGACCTGTTGCGGCGCCTCTTCCAACGCCGCGTCGTAGCCGATGAAGCGCCGGTCAGTCTCGGGCGTGTTCGCGAGATAGGCCGCGGTCGCGTAAGGCGCAAACGCGATCTCGCCGAGCTTGCGGATCACCAGATCGCCTTCCGCCGGCCTGCTCAACCGGATCGCGATCTCGGCCTCGCGCCGATCGAGCGAGGCGCTGCGGGTCTCGCCGAGGAGGTGGAGCGCGAGACCGGGATGCCGCCTGCGCAGTTCGGCGAGCGGTGCGACGAGCTTCGCCGCAGCGAGGGAGTGAGGCGCGCTGATCTGGACTTCGCCGGCGATCGTCTCGCGGGCGCCGGCCGCCACGCGGGCGACGGCGAGCGCACTTTCTTCCATCGCGCCGAGATGGGCGGCGACCCTGACGCCGTCCGCCGTCAAGGTCAGGCGCCGACCGCGCCGGTCGACCAGCTTGAGCGCGAGATCGTGCTCCAGCGCCGTGACACGCCGCGCCACCGTCGCATGCTCGACGCCGAGCCGGCGCGCGGCGGCCGAGAGCGAACCGCTCTGCGCCAGCGCCGCGAAATGGCGCAGATCCTCCCAATCCGTCATCAGTCAATTCTTTCACGGTCGATGGGAGTTTATCGGGAATTTCTTCACGATCCGCCAGCGTCCATTCATCGCCTCGCAACCTGTGGAGCGAGGGACATGGATAGGGTCGTCAGAATGGTCGGCGTCGGCGGGGTCGACCGGCTCGAAGTAGCGGAGACCGCGGCACGGCCGCCGGGGCCGGGCGAGGTCCGCGTCCGGCACGAGGCGATCGGCGTCAACTTCATCGACATCTATCAGCGCACAGGCCTCTATCCGCTGCCATTGCCGGCGGTGCTCGGCGCCGAGGGGGCGGGGCGTGTCGAGGCGCTCGGAGACGGTGTCGGCGGCTTCGCGATCGGCGATCGCGTCGCCTATGCCGGGGCTCCGGTCGGCGCCTATGCGACGGCCCGTTCGCTGCCCGCGTCGCGACTCGTCGCTTTGCCGGAGACCATTCCCTCGCGCCTAGCGGCAGCCTCGATGCTGAAAGGGTTGACGGCGCATATGCTGCTGACCCGGACCTATCCGGTGACGGAAGGCTCGACGCTGCTGATCCACGCCGCCGCCGGAGGCCTCGGCGCGCTGCTGACACGCTGGGCCAAGCGTCTCGGCGCACAGGTCATCGTAACCGCGGGCTCGCCGGAGAAGGCGCGGATCGCCATTGGGCATGGCGCCGATCACGTCGTCGTCGGGCGCAAGGCCGATCTTCCGGCGGAGATCGCGGCCCTGACCGGAGGATGCGGCGTCGACTTCGCCATCGACGGCATCGGCGGCGCGATGCTGCGCAAGACCCTGGCTTGCGTTCGCCGCTTCGGCACCGTCGCCAGCATCGGCCAGGCCGCGGGCCCCATCCCGCCTCTGGCGGTCGAGGAACTCGGTCCGGTGCGCTCGCTGTCGCTGGCTCGCCCCAGCGTCATGGCCTATGCCGCCGATCCCGAGCTTTATATGCAAGGTATGGCCGACCTGCTCGCGCTGATGCAGGAGGGCATCGCCGCCGAGATCGGCGGCGAATACCCACTCGCCGAGGCCGCCCGCGCCCAGGCCGATCTCGAAGCGGGGCGGACGACCGGGAGCTTGCTGCTGATCCCTTGAGGAGACGGCCGGCCCCTCTTGCACACTACGAAACAGGTGGTCGCTGCTCGAAGGCTACCCGGGTGACGAGGTGCCGCGATCACTCCGCCTCCTGCTTCAGCAGGTTCTCGGCCATGAAGGCGAGGCGCTGATCTCAGCCGCGTCGTCTATGTCGGGATCGGGAAAGGATGGTGATCCGAGACAACGCAGCGGCGAGCGGCCGGCATCGGTGATGGAACAGGCTGACGACCACCCCGCCACGAGAGCGCGACGGCCGCGTCAGCTCCCGATTTTCGACCAGCACGGATACTGCTCACGGCTTCGTGATCGCCCCGTCAGGTGCGTCGAGAGGCATCCCTCATGGCTTCTATGAAGCGGATGAAATTTTGCTGCTTTTCGTCGTCAGCGCGCCTGTCAGAGACCTCCAGGACCATCAGGTGGGCATCGAGTGCCTTCCTGACCCTCAACTCAGTCTCTACCCGCCCTATACTGTGCCGCGCCCACCATGATGATGGTTATAAGCCGGATCCAGAACTATATTCTTCGCAATTGTCCCATGGTTCGGAGGATATCTCATGGACGTTACCATCGCGAAGTCCGTTTCTCAAGCGCTCGACGATCAGCGCAAGGCCGCCCGAGCGTTCCATCGCGCCTGTATCGGCGAGGGTCACAAGAATCTCCGGCAGGCGGCAGGCATTCATCTCCCGATGGCCCTGCTCGCGGATTTCCCTCTCGCGATCGGCCTCGTGAAGGACATGGCGGGGAAACTCGCGTCGCCGAAGGAACGCGACCGGCTGCGCGAGCTCGGTCGGGCCGAGCTTTCCGCGATGGGAATCACGGCCATAGAGGAGGAGCGCGTGCGGATCGACGTCGTGCTCGACGCGATACCGGGACCCGAGGACGGGAAGAGCCTCTTGGCTCTCGGCCTCAAACGCGCCCGCAAGGACGCGAGCGGGCGGCGTTTCGCGGGAACGGCGTCGCAGGTGCAGGTGTCGGCCCTCGTGGCGCGGCTGGGCGGTCAGGTTACGGTTCTTGAGGAAGCGGACCCGGCGGGCGGAAGCGGGGCCGATGGAGAGCCCGGCGTCGTGCAGGCGGGCGATCCGCCGGCCGCCGAAACCACCTCGATTTCCGAAGAGCCGCCGATCCCGACCGCTTCGGAAAGCCCTTCCGGCATCGAAACGTCCCACGCGCCGGCGACCGAAGATGCGGCCTCGAAGAGCTCGCCGGTCCCCATGCCGATGCCGCGCCCCGCACCGCGCTTGCCGGTTCCGCCTCGCCCGGGCCTCCCCGACGAGCGCCGGAATTCGATCTCCTCGCCCCTCTTGCGCGGACAGGAGCGGAGCTTGGAATTCGCTCGCGGCTTCCCTGACGACCCGACGAAATCGACGGCTCCCGAATGATTGCCCCCGCCGACGACCTCGCTCGCGACGCAGTCTCGGACGTGGACTAAGAGGACGCCGGCATGAAAAAGCTGTCTCGCAGGCCCGAAACCGATGCTGCCTATCTCAGTGCCGGCAGGCGACATCTCGCGCGTGCTCTTCGCCGGCATCCGGAGATCATAGATCCGATCGAGGCTCTGCTCATCGACGTGGCGACGGATCCAGGCGTGCTGACGCAGAATACGGTATCGCTCTATCGTCAGGAATATGCGGCGATACTAGCAAAACTCTGCAGTGAGCTGCGATACTCCGACGAGCGACGGGACAGGCATGTCGGCGAAGTTTACGCCGCGCTCGCCAAGCGGAGGGGTATCCCGCCCGAACCAAGGACATCGTCGAAGAAGCGTATTCATATTCCGAAGGCGGAGGCGCGGCGGCTCTTCAAGGCTCTGGCGGACAGAGCCAAGGCCGAAGGCGTCGAGAGCCCGGTTCTGGTGCTGGCGCTGCTGCTCTTCTTCGCGCCGCGCATCGGATGCCGTCTGTGCGAGTGGCGACATGCTCTGATCGAGGGGGGCGATCTGGTTATCAGGCAGGCGAAACTGTCCGACACCCGGGCCATTTTTCCGACGCGGCGAGTCCCGCTGGTTCATCTTTCGGAGCGGCAGCGCGAAGCCGTGCCGGTCCTTCTCGACCTGTTGCGGCGTGCCATCTCGAAACATGGAAGCTATCATCGCTGGCACAGGGCTGCGGCGGAGCTGCTGGCCCGGATGTGCGAGAATACCGAGATCGCCCGAGTGTCGTTCTACGCATTCCGCCATATCGCGATCGGCGTCTGGACCGCCGCCGGGTTGTCTCCCTGGCAGATCGCGGCGCTGGCCGGTCATGCTTCCACGCGCACGCGGCGGCGGCACTACGGCGGTGGCGCCTCCGGCTGGGAGCAGGACGCGACGCCGATCCCCGATGCGGAACGAGTGGAAGCGCTGGAACTGCGCGCGGCTTCGCGGGAGCCGTCGGGAGATCGGACCATTGATCCTGACCCTTTCGTTTTCGAGGCGGCGCCGACTTTCCGGGCCGCTGCGACGCCTGCGCCCGGCACGCCGGCGGATTTTCGTGTGCATGCCGCCGCCATCCGAGCCCGTGGCGAAAGTCTGATGCGCTCCTCGCCCGATACGCCCATCGACTCCAAGCAGACCGAGCACGGCGGGCCGGAGAAGACCTCGTCGCCGTTCCGGCGCTGATCCTCTTGCCTGGTCAAGGCTGCTGGAGGATCGGCGTGGAGCAAGCTCGCACTGGAAGGGGTTCGGTCGACGATGCCGCGTGCTGGCCTTTACAATTCGGCGCTTCCCGGCAGCGCCCCCGCGAGCGCGTCGATGGCCGATCGGACGCGTAGCGGCAGATGCGCGGTTTGCGGCCAGAGCGCGTGAGTGCGGAACAGCCGCCTCGTCGCCATGGACCGGCGCGGTGTCACCTTCCGCTGGAAGGACTATCGCGTCCGCTCGGCCGGCAAGGCCTGGCGCAAGACCGTGACGCTGTCGGCGCATGAGTTCATCCGCCGCTTTCTGCTCCACGCCCTGCCCGACGGCTTCAACCGCATCCGCCACTACGGCCTGCTCGCCTCCAGCTGGCGCGCCGATACTATCGCCCGCATCAGGCAGATCATCGCGGCCGCGAGCCCAGCGGCCGCGCCGCAAGAACACGACGCAAATGGTTGTGCCGAGACGGGCGAGCCGCAGGATAACTGTTGTCCACCATGCCCATGCTGCAGTGGCCGCATGATCCTCGTCGAGCGCTTCGCGCCGGGCACAGCGCCGCGCACCATCCTCGCCGTCAGGATCGACACATCATGACCATGGCGCCGCGGCGAACACCTGAGGAAGCACTACCTGTCTCGGCCAGAGAGCGGGCGATCGCGTTCGGCCCGATCGCGGAAATGGAGATCGCGGTGGGTCCGGATATGTCCCATGTGCAGCCAAGCGCCGGCTCCTGGGCATCTCGGTCGGAGCGTCGCGCCGCTGTCCCGCGCCTCGCACGATCCCGCAGGACCGGCCGCGCGGCGAAATCCCCATAGCGCGGCCTTGGGCCGCAGCTTCCTCCACTGGAGGCTTTCGAACGCCGGCCCTCAGCCCGGTCCAAACCCGCTCGCGCGGGCCGGCATCCGAAACCCTTCAAACAAGCGGACATTCGCCGATTGCCAGCAACCGGACATTCGAAGTTGAGCGAAATGGGGCAGCGCCTAACCGAATTGCCTGACCGCACGGCCACGCGTTCATTGGCTTCGCCGCTCAGCCATCGCCAAAGCTTCGCGTAACAAGCCGGTTGAGCCTTTCAGCGAATGCGTTCGCGTTTGTCGGGCGCTCGCCATCCAAGACGCGAGCGGTATCCAAAATCAGATGGGCGATGTCGCTACGCAGCGTAGCATCCTCGACAGACGCCAGCGCTGAGACCATCGCATGACGCGGGTTGACCTCGAGGATCGGCTTGGCCGCACTCTCCACTCGTCCTGCGGCGCTGAGCAAACGCTCGAACTGGCGATCCGGCCCCTTATCCGAGGCCACGAGACAGACCGCGCTCTCCGTGAGTCTATCGGAAGATCGCACATCCGCGACCTCTTCGGCCAGAATCTCCTTCATCGATGCGATCAGAGCGCCGACCTTCTCACTCGTTTCAGCCGAAGGAGGCGCTGCGCCGTCGAGCAGCGGGATCAGACCGAGATCAGCCGTACCTTGCGTCACCGACTTGAACGGCTTGCCTTCGAAATCCGGGGCTGCCGACGCCCAGAAACTGTCGATCGGATCCGACAGCAGCAGCACCTCGATGCCGCGCGCACGGAAGCCTTCGAGCTGCGGGGAGTTGGCGATCCGGGAGGCATCGTCACCGGCGATATAGTAGATCGCGGTCTGATTGTCCTTCAGTGCGCCGACATAGTCCTTGAGGCTGCGCCACCCCTCACTGGAGGCTGTCGTTCGGAAGCGAGCGAGGTCGAGTAGCTGTTCCCGCCGCGCGAAGTCCTCGTAAAGCCCTTCCTTGATGACGACGCCGAAATTGTCCCAGATCAGTCGGAACGTGTCCGGATCCTGATCGGCCAGTTTCGCGAGATCGGAAAGGACACGGTTGGTGACGCCTTTCTTGATCGCAGCGAGCAGCGGGCTGTCCTGGATCATCTCGCGGGAAACGTTGAGCGGCAGGTCGGCGGTGTCGACAATGCCGCGGACGAAGCGCAGGTAGCGCGGAAGGAGTTCGGCTTCGTCCGTAATGAAGACGCGCTTCACGTAGAGCTTGATCCGGCCCTTCCGATCGGCGTCGAAGAGATCGAACGGACGCGCGCCCGGGACGAAAGCCAGCGCCGTATATTCGTGCAGGCCTTCGGCACGAAAATGGATCGTGGCCGCCGGCTCGTCATATTGTCCCGCAACGCTGCGGTAGAAATCGGCGTATTCGTCCCTGGTGATCTCGCTCTTCGGCCTCGTCCAGAGTGCGGCCCCATCCGAAAGGGCGACCGCATCTGCGCCCGGCTCCGTGATCAGCGAAATCGGGACCGGAACATGGCCGGACTGTTCCTTGACGATGCGCTCCAGTGTCCAGCGCTCGGCATAGGTCTTGGCTTCCTCCAATAGGTGCAGCGTCACCCGCGTCCCGCGCAAAGGAGCCTCGTCCAGCAACGCAGGCGCCACGGTGAATTCGCCCTTGCCGTCCGAGGACCAGGTCCAGGCTTCGGTGTTACCGGCGCGACGGCTTACGACCTCGACCTTCTCGGCCACCATGAAGGCGGAATAGAAGCCGACGCCGAACTGGCCGATGAGCTGCGCGCCGTCCTTGCCTTCGGTGTTAGCGACCCGCTCCATGAAGCTGCGCGTACCGGAGCGGGCGATCGTCCCGAGAGCTTCGATCATCTCGTCATGGCTCATACCGATGCCGTTGTCGGCAATGGTCAGCCTGCTGGCCTCCGGATCGGCCGAGATGGTGATCGCGGGCTTCGGGTCGCCCCCCAGAAGTTCGGGGTTGCCGATCGCTTCGTAGCGCAGCTTCTCGCAGGCGTCGGCTGCGTTCGAGATCAGCTCGCGCAGAAAGACGTCCCGGTCGGAATAGACCGAATGCACCATCATGTGCAGAAGGCGGGAGACGTCGGCTTCGAAGCTGCGATGCTCGGCTGTGGCGGTCGTTGTCATTCGGATTTCTCGAATAGATTGGCAGCGGGGAGACGCTGGCAGAGAGCGATATCGCGCGGGACCGCGGCGAGCCAGCCTGTTTGCTGACGGCCGGGGGGTATAGAGAGCGGCGCTCACCCGCTCCCGGATGTTTGCCGGTTGGATAGCGTCCTGATCAGAGCAAGTATGGCGTTCAGCCGCGCGGTCGCGAACTCGCCGGCGCCGGGCAACTGAGCTTCGATGTGAGCGGCGACAGTCTGCCACGTCGCCGATCCATCCCGCGTCATGACGGCCAGGAGATTGTCCTTGAGCCCATATGTCGCGCTCTCGGCATTCGTAAGGAGGGCCTTGAAGCGGTCGGAAGGGGAGATTTCCTTAGGTTGTGTGCCGTCGGTCATATAGGATGTCTGATGCGATGGAGAGAATGCAGGGGCTTTCACGGAGCCTTTCGCCTAGGCCTTCTCGCGAAACCGGTCGATCGCACGCTGTACGAGATCATCCTCGTCGAGTGCCAGCGGAACCAACGCAGCCACGATATAGGCGAGGTTGTTTCGCTCCAGCTCGTCAGAGCCCGCCGAAAGCGACGGCTTGAGTTCCGCCCATGCCTTTTCGAGAGCAGCTTCGGCACGGGCCAGATCGACGGGATCGGTCAGTGATGAAAAAGGCATGGCCTTCCCCTCGGCATCCCCGGGATATTGATGTGGGGAGAGGGCGCCGCGGAAGCCGCGGCGCCCCCGATGCTCAATAGTCCATGCCGCCAGCGGGCATGGCCGGTGCCGGATCCTTCTTCGGCGCCTCGGCGATCATCGCCTCGGTGGTGATCAGCAAGCCCGCGACCGACGCCGCGTCCTGGATCGCCGTGCGCACGACCTTGGTCGGGTCGATGATGCCGGCCTTGACCAGATCGCCGTACGCGCCGGTCTGGGCGTCGTAGCCCCAGGCATAATCGGAAGACTCCAGCAGCTTGCCCACCACGACCGCGCCGTCGCCACCGGCATTCTCGACGATCTGGCGCGCAGGAGCGGTGATCGCCTTGCGGACGATCTCGACACCGGTCTTCTGGTCGTCATTGCCGGGCACGATACCTTCGAGCGCCTTGACCGCGCGCAGAAGGGCAACGCCGCCGCCCGGCAGGATGCCTTCTTCCATCGCGGCCCGGGTCGCGTTCAGGGCATCGTCGACGCGGTCCTTCTTCTCCTTGACCTCGACCTCGGTCGCGCCGCCGACGCGGATGACCGCGACGCCGCCGGCGAGCTTGGCCAGGCGTTCCTGGAGCTTCTCGCGGTCGTAATCCGAGGTGGTCTCCTCGATCTGCGCCTTGATCTGCGCGACGCGGGCGTCGATCTCGGTCTTCTTGCCGGCGCCGTCGACGATCGTGGTGTTCTCCTTCTCGATCCGGACCTTCTTGGCGCGGCCGAGCATCTGGAGGGTCACGTTCTCCAGCTTGATGCCGAGATCCTCGCTGACCGCGGTGCCGCCGGTCAGGATCGCGATGTCCTCCAGCATGGCCTTGCGGCGGTCACCGAAGCCCGGAGCCTTGACGGCCGCGACCTTCAGGCCGCCACGGAGCTTGTTGACGACGAGCGTGGCGAGAGCCTCGCCCTCGACGTCCTCCGCCACGATCAGCAGGGGCTTTCCGGTCTGGACGACCGCTTCCAGAAGCGGCAGCATCGTCTGGAGCCCCGAGAGCTTCTTCTCGTGGATCAGGATGTAGGGGTCTTCCAGCTCCGCGACCATCTTCTCGGTGTTGGTCACGAAATAGGGCGAGAGATAGCCGCGGTCGAACTGCATGCCTTCGACGACGTCGAGCTCGGTCTCGGCGGTCTTGGCTTCCTCGACGGTGATGACGCCCTCGTTGCCGACCTTCTTCATCGCCTCGGCGATCATCTCGCCGATCGTGCGGTCGCCATTGGCGGAGATGGTGCCGACCTGCGCGACCTCCTCCGAGCCGGTGATGGTCTTGGAATGCTCGCCGAGCGACTTCGTCACCGCCTCGACGGCGAGATCGATGCCGCGCTTCAGGTCCATCGGGTTGATGCCGGCGGCGACCGCCTTGGCGCCCTCGCGGACGATCGCCTGGGCGAGTACGGTCGCTGTCGTGGTACCGTCGCCGGCGGCGTCGTTCTGCTTCGAGGCCACCTCGCGGACCATCTGGGCGCCCATGTTCTCGAACTTGTCGGAAAGTTCGATCTCCTTGGCGACGGTGACGCCGTCCTTGGTGATGCGGGGCGCACCGAAAGACTTCTCGATCACGACATTGCGGCCCTTCGGACCCAGCGTGACCTTCACGGCATTGGCAAGCGTGTCGACGCCGCGCAGCATCCGCTCGCGCGCGTCCTGCGAAAACTTCACGTCCTTCGCAGCCATGATTCCTCACTCCTTCAGACTTGAGGTTTCAGGTTGATGATGTGGGATGAAGGCCCCGTCAGGCGGCCTTCTTGAGGGCGGCCGTCGTCTCGACGACGCCCATGATGTCGGCCTCCTTCATGATCAGGAGATCCTGGCCATCGATCTTGACCTCGGTGCCGCTCCATTTGCCGAAGAGCACGCGGTCGCCGACCTTGACGTCTGGCGGCACGAGCTTGCCGGTTTCGTCGCGCGCGCCGGCGCCGACGGCGACGACCTCGCCCTCCTGCGGCTTTTCCTTGGCGGTATCGGGAATGATGATCCCGCCCTTGGTCTTCTCCTCGGCGTCGATGCGCTTCACGACGACGCGGTCATGCAGTGGCCGAAACTTCATGAGTTCCTCCAATTTCCATGTCGGTCACATGTCAAAGCGGGCCGGCCCTGTGCGGGTCTCGCGGCGAGGTTCCGCGCGCCCCTGAGGCGCCGTGCCCGCGCGATGATTTGGGTTGCCCGATTTTCGCCTTCAAGAGGCCGGCAGCACTTTTTTTGATTGAGTGCTAACAGGCTGAAAAGGCATCACAAACGCAACCTTTCATCTTGCCAGGGCTTTGAAAATCCGCTGCCATCGGCGCATTGAAACCAGGGAGCTGAAAGGAATGGCTTCGACGGACTTCGCCCGCCAGATCGCCGGCTACGGATTGACCACCGCCGGCATTCTCTACCGATTGCCCGATCACCCTTCGATCCTGCAGGAATATATCTGGCAGGATTACGACCTCGCCCCGCGCTTCCCCGAGCTCAACAAGTTCCTCGCCTTCTGGCAGGCCGAGCTCGACGGCAAGCTGTTCCGCATCACCGTGGCTCACAAGGATCTGATCGGCCCGGCCGATCTCAGTGCGGTGAGCGGCGAATTCCGGCTGCAGTGATGTCGATGCGCCCGCGGACTTGACCCCGCGGGCGAGCCTCCCAAAATGATGGCAGCCGCGAAGAGCCAAAGCGTGCGCGACGCGGCGATCAACCAAACCGGATCCATGTTGCTTCCAGGAGGATATGGCTATGGCAATGTTGGCGATCGTTCCCCGCCTGGGGAGGACTGCATGATGACATCAGACGACTTTGAGAGGCCGGTCGTGATCCTGACCGGCTTTGGGCATCCGACCGCGGTCGCATCCGCGATGGAGGCCTACATGTTCCTGGCCGACTGGCCGGTGAGCAGGCGGGATCCCGTACACGGCTTCGCGCTGAAAGGATGCCTGGCAGCGATCCGTGGCGAGATCGAAGCTGATACAGCGCGCGGCCTGTTCGCATCCTGGGCGGAAAAGCACGACCTTCTCGCGCCCGATATGGCTGCCTTCGCAGGACGCCGCAGGGAGGGCTCGCGCGGCCACGCCTGACACGACAAGAGCCCGGTGCCGCCAAACGCACCGGGCAAACGTGCGGAGGATACGGGTTCGCATAATCTGAATGCTACGCAGCGGGGGGCACCGTTGTTGCGCATTACTCGCATCCGCCTGGGAGTCGGGGGATGCTAGGAGAGAGCCAGGCGATCGTTCGCGCAGGGCATTCCTCGCGCGATCGTTCAAGTCGCCAAGACCCTGGGATGGGCCTGCGATGCCCGAACATGATTGGGCGCGGCAGCGATCTGGTGGCTGGTCTCGCCGCCTGGGAAGCGCCGATCCCCTCTGCTCTATCTTTTCTCCACGGCCCCGGCTCGCCATCACGTGATCAAGAGGCTTGTCGATCAGCAAAGGCCGGATCGCATCACCCGAACCGGGGAACAGCCTAGGCTGCTTGGGCGGGAGAGCGACAAGTCCCGTTCGGGCACGCGATGGATGAAGGCGCCCTGGCGTCCTTTGTTGCCAGTTCCGAGATCGGTTCGCCGTCATGGCTGTGGAGTGCCATCGTAGCTTTGGCAATGTCGCGTGTCGCTGCCGTGGCTCATTGGCCTTGAGGCGTCGCGGCTGGGTTTGCTAACGGGATCGTCGTCGAAAGATCACGGCGTCGCATTCGACCTCTGCGATAAACCTCCGCCTCAGGCATTGTGAGAAACGGCCTCCGGAAAATAAAAAGGCAACCATTTCATATTTCGGAATCGCCAAGAAAGAATTTCCTTGCATCTTTAAAAGTTATCATCTAGATATAAGCGCATCGAGATTGCTTGGTTGGTTTTTGTTTTATCGCGCCTCCTGCGCGACATCGATGATCCCCCCTTTCAAAATCGTTCTGAACTCATCCGATATTCTGTCGGGGAGCGACAGAGTTTGCCAAAAGGAGGGTTTTCATGACCACCGGCACCGTGAAATGGTTCAATTCCACCAAGGGCTTCGGCTTCATCCAGCCTGACGATGGCGGTCAGGACGTGTTCGTGCATGTCTCCGCCGTAGAGCGGGCTGGCATGCGGGATCTCCGCGAGGGCCAGAAGATCGGGTTTGAGGTCGCTCGCGACAACAAGTCCGGGAAGATGGCGGCGGAGCAGCTCCAGACAGCGTAAATCAGGCAATGCGTCATCGGCGACCACGGATGTACTGGCGCCTTGACCATAGCCATCGGAAAGGCCGGGCTCATGCTCGGCCTTTTTTGCTTTCGGCTCGCTCGCACTGAAGATCCAGCGATCGACCACAACGCAAGGAGAAGCAACATGCTTCAACAATCCAAACAGCTGTGCAGGGCGGTGAGAAAACCATCCAGTGAAGCGCCTGCGTTTGTGCGGGCGCGGGCGGCGTAAAAGTCGTCCACTGGATAGGCTGATCCCTTTCGGGGTCGGCGGGGATGTTCGCTGTGGAGGTCTACGCGGCGGTTCGCGATTTCGTTTTCAATCAAAAGCAGAGCCGACGGGAAGCGGCTCGCGTGTTCGGGCTGAGCCGCGAAACGATCGCCAAGATGTGCCGGTTCTCGATCCCTCCGGGCTACACGCGCACGAAGCCGGTCGAG
Coding sequences:
- the groES gene encoding co-chaperone GroES, which encodes MKFRPLHDRVVVKRIDAEEKTKGGIIIPDTAKEKPQEGEVVAVGAGARDETGKLVPPDVKVGDRVLFGKWSGTEVKIDGQDLLIMKEADIMGVVETTAALKKAA
- a CDS encoding quinone oxidoreductase — translated: MDRVVRMVGVGGVDRLEVAETAARPPGPGEVRVRHEAIGVNFIDIYQRTGLYPLPLPAVLGAEGAGRVEALGDGVGGFAIGDRVAYAGAPVGAYATARSLPASRLVALPETIPSRLAAASMLKGLTAHMLLTRTYPVTEGSTLLIHAAAGGLGALLTRWAKRLGAQVIVTAGSPEKARIAIGHGADHVVVGRKADLPAEIAALTGGCGVDFAIDGIGGAMLRKTLACVRRFGTVASIGQAAGPIPPLAVEELGPVRSLSLARPSVMAYAADPELYMQGMADLLALMQEGIAAEIGGEYPLAEAARAQADLEAGRTTGSLLLIP
- the htpG gene encoding molecular chaperone HtpG, producing the protein MTTTATAEHRSFEADVSRLLHMMVHSVYSDRDVFLRELISNAADACEKLRYEAIGNPELLGGDPKPAITISADPEASRLTIADNGIGMSHDEMIEALGTIARSGTRSFMERVANTEGKDGAQLIGQFGVGFYSAFMVAEKVEVVSRRAGNTEAWTWSSDGKGEFTVAPALLDEAPLRGTRVTLHLLEEAKTYAERWTLERIVKEQSGHVPVPISLITEPGADAVALSDGAALWTRPKSEITRDEYADFYRSVAGQYDEPAATIHFRAEGLHEYTALAFVPGARPFDLFDADRKGRIKLYVKRVFITDEAELLPRYLRFVRGIVDTADLPLNVSREMIQDSPLLAAIKKGVTNRVLSDLAKLADQDPDTFRLIWDNFGVVIKEGLYEDFARREQLLDLARFRTTASSEGWRSLKDYVGALKDNQTAIYYIAGDDASRIANSPQLEGFRARGIEVLLLSDPIDSFWASAAPDFEGKPFKSVTQGTADLGLIPLLDGAAPPSAETSEKVGALIASMKEILAEEVADVRSSDRLTESAVCLVASDKGPDRQFERLLSAAGRVESAAKPILEVNPRHAMVSALASVEDATLRSDIAHLILDTARVLDGERPTNANAFAERLNRLVTRSFGDG
- the groL gene encoding chaperonin GroEL (60 kDa chaperone family; promotes refolding of misfolded polypeptides especially under stressful conditions; forms two stacked rings of heptamers to form a barrel-shaped 14mer; ends can be capped by GroES; misfolded proteins enter the barrel where they are refolded when GroES binds), which translates into the protein MAAKDVKFSQDARERMLRGVDTLANAVKVTLGPKGRNVVIEKSFGAPRITKDGVTVAKEIELSDKFENMGAQMVREVASKQNDAAGDGTTTATVLAQAIVREGAKAVAAGINPMDLKRGIDLAVEAVTKSLGEHSKTITGSEEVAQVGTISANGDRTIGEMIAEAMKKVGNEGVITVEEAKTAETELDVVEGMQFDRGYLSPYFVTNTEKMVAELEDPYILIHEKKLSGLQTMLPLLEAVVQTGKPLLIVAEDVEGEALATLVVNKLRGGLKVAAVKAPGFGDRRKAMLEDIAILTGGTAVSEDLGIKLENVTLQMLGRAKKVRIEKENTTIVDGAGKKTEIDARVAQIKAQIEETTSDYDREKLQERLAKLAGGVAVIRVGGATEVEVKEKKDRVDDALNATRAAMEEGILPGGGVALLRAVKALEGIVPGNDDQKTGVEIVRKAITAPARQIVENAGGDGAVVVGKLLESSDYAWGYDAQTGAYGDLVKAGIIDPTKVVRTAIQDAASVAGLLITTEAMIAEAPKKDPAPAMPAGGMDY
- a CDS encoding MerR family transcriptional regulator, with the protein product MKIGDLARRSGLTAHTIRYYERIGLLPYADRDRSKQRDYDASILTWIEFLGRLKTTGMPIREMLRYAALRDQGVATGPERRLLLEAHREQVRARVAELGACLLVLDAKIGGYADAEQRISNDDPTHPEHRRRPAGARPARAR
- a CDS encoding LysR family transcriptional regulator; this translates as MTDWEDLRHFAALAQSGSLSAAARRLGVEHATVARRVTALEHDLALKLVDRRGRRLTLTADGVRVAAHLGAMEESALAVARVAAGARETIAGEVQISAPHSLAAAKLVAPLAELRRRHPGLALHLLGETRSASLDRREAEIAIRLSRPAEGDLVIRKLGEIAFAPYATAAYLANTPETDRRFIGYDAALEEAPQQVALRSLAADRPFALVASTLEIQLAAVRAGMGIAMLPEFMVEPGLDLTHVACEPPVPSREVWLAIHADLRNAAPIRAVAEAIEAAFR